In Erigeron canadensis isolate Cc75 chromosome 6, C_canadensis_v1, whole genome shotgun sequence, the following are encoded in one genomic region:
- the LOC122606116 gene encoding cyclin-dependent kinase F-4-like, with amino-acid sequence MDERYERLMEVGRGAFGVVWKAIDKQKGEVVAVKKLMEKYNSDNEDLILREIKALKKLDNHPNIIKLKQVVREHDDLYMVFEYMECSLDSRMVQRIENPFSEDEIRDMCFQLFEGLAHMHRNGYIHRDLKPDNLLVSGDVIKIGDLGSARISDDRFPYTDYITTRWYRAPEILLGSNNYQPSVDMWAMGAIMVELFTFEPLFKGSSKQDMIDKISRILGTPTESTWSDGVRRAREIDIQFPKFIGVEISELLPYASPDAVNLISSLLSWHPWGRPTALEALQHPFFDNSNHVV; translated from the coding sequence ATGGATGAGAGGTACGAAAGATTGATGGAAGTTGGGCGTGGAGCGTTTGGTGTCGTTTGGAAGGCAATCGATAAACAAAAAGGGGAAGTCGTGGCGGTCAAGAAACTCATGGAAAAGTATAACAGCGACAACGAAGATCTCATCCTCAGAGAGATCAAGGCTCTCAAGAAGTTGGACAACCATCCGAATATCATCAAGCTCAAACAAGTCGTCAGAGAACACGATGACCTCTACATGGTGTTCGAGTACATGGAATGCAGTCTCGACAGCCGTATGGTGCAACGAATCGAGAATCCGTTTTCAGAAGACGAGATCAGAGACATGTGTTTCCAGCTGTTTGAAGGTCTTGCACACATGCATCGCAATGGATACATTCATCGTGACCTTAAACCCGACAACCTTCTTGTGTCCGGAGATGTAATAAAGATCGGTGATCTTGGTTCTGCCCGAATATCTGATGATCGATTTCCATATACGGATTATATCACCACACGATGGTATCGTGCTCCTGAAATTCTTCTTGGTTCGAATAACTATCAACCCTCTGTTGATATGTGGGCTATGGGTGCAATCATGGTCGAGTTATTTACGTTTGAGCCCTTGTTCAAAGGTTCTTCTAAACAAGATATGATTGATAAGATTTCCAGGATTTTGGGCACCCCGACAGAGAGTACGTGGAGCGATGGTGTTCGTCGTGCAAGAGAGATCGATATTCAGTTTCCAAAGTTCATTGGGGTGGAGATTTCTGAATTGCTTCCGTATGCAAGCCCGGATGCGGTCAACCTGATTAGTTCACTTCTTTCTTGGCATCCGTGGGGGAGGCCAACAGCGTTGGAGGCGCTTCAGCATCCTTTCTTCGATAATAGTAACCATGTTGTTTAA